A window of Streptomyces sp. Je 1-332 genomic DNA:
CCCGCTCGTCGGCGGAGACGGCATCTACAGCGCCGACTTCGTCAAGCTCGCAGGCAAGGAAGGCAAGGGCGACTACGCCACCTCCGTCGGCCAGCCCGTCGAAGAACTGCCCTCCGCCAAGGAGTTCATCGCCAACTACAAGAAGGCCGGCTACAAGGAGGCCTACGAGGCCTACGGCGGCTACTCCTACGACTCCGCCTGGGCGATCATCGAAGCCGTCAAGAAGGTCGTCGAGGACAACGACGGCAAAGTGCCCGACGACGCCCGCGCCAAGATCGTCGAAGCCATGCAGGACGTCTCCTTCGACGGCGTGACCGGCAAGGTCTCCTTCGACGAATACGGCGACGCCACCAACAAGCAACTCACCGTGTACCAGGTCAAGTCCACCGAGGACCCGACCAAGGGCTGGAAGCCCGTCAAGTCCGGCACCTTCACCGGCTGACCCACCCCGCAGCACGACACCACCGCGCGGGGCGCTGCCTCAGACAGCGCCCCGCGCGGCGTCGCATCCGTCACCTAAGCCGTACGCCCTGCGAGGCCCACCGCCACCGCCCGCAGGCCGAACGACACCGAAAGACTCGGAGGACCTGCGGTGCACGAACTGCCGCAACAGCTGGTCAACGGCCTGCTACTGGGATCCATGTACGGCCTGATCGCCATCGGCTACACAATGGTCTACGGCATCGTCCAGCTCATCAACTTCGCCCACGGCGAGATCTTCATGGTCGGCGGCTTCGGCGCCCTCACCGTCTGGCTGTGGCTGCCCGGCGGCACCAGCATGTGGCTCGCCCTGCCCCTCATGCTCATAGGCGCCGTCATCGTCTCCACCCTCATAGCGGTCGGAGCCGAACGCTTCGCCTACCGCCCCCTGCGCGGCGCACCCCGCCTCGCCCCCCTCATCACCGCCATCGGCCTCTCCCTCGCACTCCAGCAAGCCGTCTGGGCCTGGTACCCCAACGCGAAGTCGTCCCGCACCTTCCCCGAAATGCCCGGCGACTCCATCCACCTGGGCTCCATCACCATCCAGCCCGGCGACATCTTCCTGCTGATCACCGCCCCGATCTGCATGTTCGCCCTCGGCTACTTCGTGATGAAGACCCGCGTCGGACGCGGCATGCAAGCCACCGCACAGGACCCCGACACCGCCAAACTCATGGGCGTCAACACCGACCGCGTCATCGTCGTCGCCTTCGCGATCGGCGCCGCCTTCGCCGGCATCGCCGCCGTCGCCTACGGATTCCGCTACGGAGAAGTCCAGTTCCGCATGGGCTTCCTCTGGGGCCTCAAAGCCTTCACCGCCG
This region includes:
- a CDS encoding branched-chain amino acid ABC transporter permease, which gives rise to MHELPQQLVNGLLLGSMYGLIAIGYTMVYGIVQLINFAHGEIFMVGGFGALTVWLWLPGGTSMWLALPLMLIGAVIVSTLIAVGAERFAYRPLRGAPRLAPLITAIGLSLALQQAVWAWYPNAKSSRTFPEMPGDSIHLGSITIQPGDIFLLITAPICMFALGYFVMKTRVGRGMQATAQDPDTAKLMGVNTDRVIVVAFAIGAAFAGIAAVAYGFRYGEVQFRMGFLWGLKAFTAAVLGGIGNIYGAMIGGLVLGIAEAMATAYMNDIPGMSQLGGQSWADVWAFVLLIVVLLVRPQGLLGERVADRA